Genomic DNA from Sphingobium sp. V4:
AGAAGGCGGGCCGGTCGTCTCCCCGACGGGGGGCGAGGGGTTCGGCAGCCGGTTGATGACGCTCAGCGTCGAGCGGCAGCTGGGCGGTCGCATGACCCGTGACTGGCAGCCCGACGGCCTGCGAATCAGCCTCTGGATTCCATCCCGTTCCATGAGCCGGGCGGCGGGAAGGGCGTAAAGCCGGCAATGTCGGCGTCGTGCAGCGCCGGCTCGTCGGCCGCCGCCAGCTTCAGCGCCGCGGAAATGCTGTGCGGGCGGAAAGGCTTGGTGATGACGCCCAGAGCCGCCACCGACGCCTCTCCGATCTGAGAGGGATTGGCCGTCACATAGATTACGCGGATGCCGTGACGGCTGGCCAGTTCCATCCCGATCTGCGGGCCGGTCGGCCCGTCGCGCAGATTGAGGTCGACCAGCGCAATGTCGCACGAAGCGGCCGATTCCAGCGCTGCCGCGCGATCGGCCGCGATCGCCCCGACATCGAAACCGGCGTCCTCGACGATCTGCTCGATTTCCAGCGCGACGAAAATCTCGTCTTCTACGATCAGAACCTTCTTGCTCATGCCTTTAAGCCCGTGAAACCTGGAGGCGATAAAAGCCGCAGCCGCCATTCGGTTCCCGCACTGCACAAAAATAGGGGATAACCTGCCCCAAAGAACAGGTCATTCGGCGACGCTGGTCCACATCGTCTCGAATACGGTCCCCTGCATCAGCAGCACGGAGGCGGGATAG
This window encodes:
- a CDS encoding response regulator is translated as MAAAAFIASRFHGLKGMSKKVLIVEDEIFVALEIEQIVEDAGFDVGAIAADRAAALESAASCDIALVDLNLRDGPTGPQIGMELASRHGIRVIYVTANPSQIGEASVAALGVITKPFRPHSISAALKLAAADEPALHDADIAGFTPFPPPGSWNGMESRG